The Quadrisphaera sp. DSM 44207 genome window below encodes:
- the pyk gene encoding pyruvate kinase encodes MRRAKIVCTLGPAVSSYEQIRALVEAGMDVARLNLSHGSHDVHAASYANVRRASEETGRPVAVLVDLQGPKIRLGRFVDGPHFLAVGDRFTITAEDVPGTAEICSTTYEGLPGDVSPGDPLLVDDGRVALRVVSVDGPRVLTEVVVAGAVSNNKGINLPGVSVSVPALTDKDAEDLRWGLRQGVDLIALSFVRSGADVFDVRSIMSEEGVSVPVLAKVEKPQAVEDLRGVVDAFDGVMVARGDLGVELPLEQVPLVQKRAVELCRRNAKPVIVATQMLESMITAPRPTRAEASDVANAVLDGADALMLSGETSVGEYPVQTVRTMARIIESTEDLGLDRIRPLGTTPHTQGGAVTWAAREIGEMIGADYLATFTVTGDSARRMARLRSGIPTLAFTPEPAVRNQLSLTWGIRAFLVPFVQTTDEMVAQVDQALLAAADVTEGQTVVIVAGAPPGTPGSTNAVRVHRIGNTQGG; translated from the coding sequence ATGCGCCGCGCGAAGATCGTCTGCACGCTGGGCCCGGCCGTCTCCTCCTACGAGCAGATCAGGGCGCTCGTGGAGGCCGGCATGGACGTCGCCCGCCTCAACCTCTCCCACGGCAGCCACGACGTCCACGCCGCCTCGTACGCGAACGTGCGGCGGGCCAGCGAGGAGACGGGCCGGCCGGTGGCGGTGCTCGTCGACCTGCAGGGCCCGAAGATCCGGCTCGGGCGCTTCGTCGACGGCCCCCACTTCCTCGCCGTGGGCGACCGGTTCACCATCACCGCGGAGGACGTGCCCGGCACGGCGGAGATCTGCTCCACCACGTACGAGGGGCTGCCCGGCGACGTCTCGCCCGGTGACCCGCTGCTCGTCGACGACGGCCGGGTCGCGCTGCGCGTGGTCTCCGTCGACGGCCCCCGCGTGCTCACCGAGGTCGTCGTCGCCGGGGCCGTGTCCAACAACAAGGGCATCAACCTGCCCGGCGTCTCGGTCAGCGTGCCCGCCCTCACCGACAAGGACGCCGAGGACCTGCGCTGGGGGCTGCGCCAGGGCGTCGACCTCATCGCGCTCTCCTTCGTGCGCAGCGGCGCCGACGTGTTCGACGTGCGCTCGATCATGTCGGAGGAGGGCGTGAGCGTCCCCGTCCTCGCCAAGGTCGAGAAGCCGCAGGCGGTGGAGGACCTGCGCGGCGTCGTGGACGCCTTCGACGGCGTCATGGTGGCCCGCGGCGACCTCGGGGTGGAGCTGCCGCTCGAGCAGGTGCCGCTGGTGCAGAAGCGGGCCGTGGAGCTGTGCCGGCGCAACGCCAAGCCCGTCATCGTCGCCACCCAGATGCTCGAGTCGATGATCACCGCGCCGCGGCCGACGCGCGCGGAGGCCTCCGACGTCGCCAACGCCGTCCTCGACGGCGCGGACGCCCTCATGCTCTCCGGCGAGACCAGCGTGGGGGAGTACCCGGTGCAGACCGTGCGCACGATGGCCCGGATCATCGAGAGCACCGAGGACCTGGGCCTGGACCGCATCCGCCCGCTCGGCACCACGCCGCACACGCAGGGCGGCGCCGTCACGTGGGCGGCGCGCGAGATCGGCGAGATGATCGGCGCGGACTACCTGGCGACCTTCACCGTCACGGGCGACTCCGCCCGGCGCATGGCCCGGCTGCGCTCCGGCATCCCGACGCTGGCGTTCACCCCCGAGCCCGCCGTGCGCAACCAGCTGTCCCTCACCTGGGGCATCCGGGCGTTCCTGGTGCCGTTCGTGCAGACCACCGACGAGATGGTCGCGCAGGTCGACCAGGCCCTGCTCGCCGCCGCCGACGTCACCGAGGGCCAGACGGTCGTCATCGTGGCCGGGGCGCCCCCGGGCACGCCGGGCTCGACGAACGCCGTGCGGGTGCACCGGATCGGCAACACGCAGGGCGGCTGA
- a CDS encoding glutamate synthase subunit beta, which produces MADPRGFLEVRQRETAPRRPVPVRIMDWREVYERPAEDLLRRQAGRCMDCGIPFCHNGCPLGNPIPEWNDLARRGEWREAVKWAHSTNNFPEFTGKLCPAPCESACVLAINQDAVTIKQVEEAIADRAWEQGWVAPQPPERLTGRTVAVIGSGPAGLAAAQQLTRAGHTVAVYERDDAVGGLMRYGVPEYKMEKRHIDRRVAQMSAEGTRFRTGVDVGVDVDAAALAERYDAVVLTVGALAPRDLPVAGRQLRGVHQAMEYLPQGNREALGQAVPDQITATGKDVVVIGAGDTGADCLGTVHRQRPRSVTQLAIGPQPPEDRASTQPWPTYPLVFRTSTAHEEGGERLYQASTTELVDDGTGAVAGVRLVEVRRLPDRTYEVVDGSEQVLPAQLVLLALGFTGVEPMPLVEQLGLEVDRTGALARDERWMTSREGVFVAGDAGRGASLIVWAIAEGRACAAAVDAHLRGAESTLPAPVTPRTRPLAV; this is translated from the coding sequence GTGGCTGACCCCCGAGGGTTCCTGGAGGTGCGCCAGCGCGAGACGGCGCCGCGCCGCCCGGTCCCCGTGCGGATCATGGACTGGCGCGAGGTCTACGAGCGCCCGGCCGAGGACCTGCTGCGCCGCCAGGCGGGCCGCTGCATGGACTGCGGCATCCCGTTCTGCCACAACGGCTGCCCGCTGGGGAACCCCATCCCCGAGTGGAACGACCTGGCCCGGCGCGGGGAGTGGCGCGAGGCGGTGAAGTGGGCCCACTCGACGAACAACTTCCCCGAGTTCACCGGCAAGCTGTGCCCGGCGCCCTGCGAGAGCGCGTGCGTCCTGGCGATCAACCAGGACGCCGTGACGATCAAGCAGGTCGAGGAGGCCATCGCCGACCGCGCCTGGGAGCAGGGCTGGGTCGCGCCGCAGCCGCCGGAGCGGCTGACCGGCCGCACCGTGGCCGTCATCGGCTCCGGGCCCGCGGGCCTGGCGGCGGCCCAGCAGCTGACCCGCGCCGGCCACACCGTGGCCGTCTACGAGCGCGACGACGCCGTCGGCGGCCTGATGCGCTACGGCGTGCCCGAGTACAAGATGGAGAAGCGGCACATCGACCGCCGCGTCGCGCAGATGAGCGCCGAGGGCACCCGGTTCCGCACCGGCGTGGACGTCGGGGTCGACGTGGACGCCGCCGCCCTCGCCGAGCGCTACGACGCCGTCGTCCTCACGGTGGGGGCCCTCGCGCCGCGCGACCTGCCCGTGGCGGGCCGGCAGCTGCGCGGGGTGCACCAGGCGATGGAGTACCTGCCGCAGGGCAACCGGGAGGCCCTCGGCCAGGCGGTGCCCGACCAGATCACCGCCACGGGCAAGGACGTCGTCGTCATCGGCGCCGGCGACACCGGCGCCGACTGCCTCGGCACGGTGCACCGCCAGCGCCCCCGCTCGGTCACGCAGCTGGCGATCGGCCCGCAGCCGCCCGAGGACCGCGCGAGCACCCAGCCCTGGCCGACGTACCCGCTCGTCTTCCGCACCTCCACCGCCCACGAGGAGGGCGGGGAGCGGCTGTACCAGGCCAGCACCACCGAGCTGGTCGACGACGGCACCGGCGCCGTGGCGGGCGTGCGGCTCGTGGAGGTGCGCCGCCTGCCGGACCGCACCTACGAGGTGGTCGACGGCTCCGAGCAGGTGCTGCCCGCCCAGCTGGTGCTGCTCGCCCTGGGGTTCACCGGCGTCGAGCCCATGCCGCTCGTCGAGCAGCTCGGCCTGGAGGTCGACCGCACCGGTGCGCTGGCGCGCGACGAGCGGTGGATGACCTCGCGCGAGGGCGTCTTCGTCGCCGGCGACGCCGGTCGCGGGGCCTCCCTCATCGTGTGGGCCATCGCCGAGGGCCGCGCCTGCGCCGCCGCCGTCGACGCCCACCTGCGCGGCGCGGAGAGCACCCTGCCGGCGCCGGTGACCCCGCGCACCCGCCCCCTGGCGGTCTGA
- the gltB gene encoding glutamate synthase large subunit, which produces MVQHVAPALQRFSAQPADQGLYDASAERDACGVAFVATMRGSAGHDIVDHALTALRNLDHRGATGSEVDTGDGAGILVQVPDAFLREVLAEQGTDLPPAGAYAVGLGFLPDDDAEEAGARAAVQALAEQEGLAVLAWRQVPVAADLVGRTARGCMPRFRQLLVAGAGRHEGATGVALDRLAFALRKRAEREAAVYFASLSSRTLVYKGMLTTGQLEPFFPDLSDRRLATELAIVHSRFSTNTFPSWPLAHPFRYIAHNGEINTVRGNRNWMSARESQLATDAVEGDLSRLFPVCTPGASDSASFDEVLELLHLSGRSLPHSVLMMIPEAWENHAEMDPARRAFYEFHSTFMEPWDGPACVTFSDGTLIGAVLDRNGLRPSRYWVSDDGLVVLASEVGVLDLDPASVVRKGRLQPGRMFLVDTAEGRIVEDEEVKGALAAEHPYGEWLHAGMVRLEDLPEREHVLHTHASVTRRQQAFGYTEEEMRVLLAPMARAGAEPVGSMGTDTPIAVLSTRPRLLFDYFTQLFAQVTNPPLDAIREEVVTSLSVTMGPERNALAATPAHCRQLTLPFPVIDNDELAKITHINRDGDLPGFATARVRGLYRVAGGGEELERRLREVCAEVSAAIAGGARFVVLSDRDSDAVWAPIPSLLLTSAVHHHLIREKTRTQVGLVIEAGDVREVHHVALLVGYGAAAVNPYLAMESVEDLVRNGVLTGVTPERAVRNLIYALGKGVLKVMSKMGISTVASYRGAQVFEAIGLSQELVDRWFTGTTTQLGGIGIDVVAEEVAQRHARAYPPDGVHLAHRRLDVGGEYAWRREGEPHLFDPETVFRLQHATRARRYDVFRQYTRAVDAQSERLMTLRGLFAFRDGQRPPVPLAEVEPVSEIVKRFSTGAMSYGSISAEAHETLAIAMNRLGARSNSGEGGEDVERLLDPERRSRIKQVASGRFGVTSAYLTYATDLQIKMAQGAKPGEGGQLPGSKVYPNIARTRHSTPGVGLISPPPHHDIYSIEDLAQLVHDLKNANPDARVHVKLVSEFGIGTVAAGVSKAHADVVLVSGHDGGTGAAPLTSLKHAGAPWELGLAETQQTLLLNGLRDRISVQVDGQLKTGRDVVIAALLGAEEYGFSTAPLVVSGCIMMRVCQLDTCPVGVATQNPELRARFDGRPEFVMTFFEYLAEEVREHLAALGFRSLDEAVGRVDVLDTRRAVDHWKASGLDLSPVLHEVALPEGASLRRSAAQDHGLEKALDHQLIAMSRDALEQREPVRARTGVRNVNRTVGTMLGHEVTARFGPDGLPDGTIDLTLTGSAGQSFGAFLPSGITLRLVGDANDYVGKGLSGGRVVVAPDERAGFAAEDNVIAGNTIGYGATSGEAFLRGRVGERFAVRNSGATIVVEGAGDHGCEYMTGGTVLVLGPTGRNFGAGMSGGTAYLLDASPARVNAAALSSGELVLDDLDEADEALVSTLLRRHAEETGSTVAQALLETPGAVASRVRRLVPRDYARVTQLRAQAEQQGLDPDGSRVWQQILEVTRG; this is translated from the coding sequence ATGGTCCAGCACGTCGCCCCCGCCCTGCAGCGCTTCTCCGCGCAGCCCGCCGACCAGGGGCTCTACGACGCCTCCGCCGAGCGCGACGCCTGCGGCGTCGCCTTCGTGGCGACCATGCGCGGCAGCGCGGGTCACGACATCGTCGACCACGCCCTGACGGCGCTGCGCAACCTCGACCACCGCGGCGCCACGGGCTCCGAGGTCGACACCGGCGACGGCGCCGGCATCCTCGTGCAGGTCCCCGACGCCTTCCTGCGCGAGGTGCTCGCCGAGCAGGGCACCGACCTGCCACCGGCCGGCGCCTACGCCGTCGGCCTGGGCTTCCTGCCGGACGACGACGCGGAGGAGGCGGGCGCGCGCGCCGCCGTGCAGGCCCTGGCCGAGCAGGAGGGCCTCGCCGTCCTGGCCTGGCGGCAGGTGCCGGTGGCCGCCGACCTCGTCGGGCGCACCGCGCGCGGGTGCATGCCGCGCTTCCGGCAGCTGCTGGTGGCCGGCGCCGGGCGCCACGAGGGCGCCACCGGCGTGGCGCTGGACCGCCTCGCCTTCGCGCTGCGCAAGCGCGCCGAGCGCGAGGCGGCGGTCTACTTCGCCTCCCTGTCCTCCCGCACGCTCGTCTACAAGGGCATGCTCACCACCGGCCAGCTGGAGCCGTTCTTCCCCGACCTGTCGGACCGGCGCCTGGCCACCGAGCTGGCGATCGTGCACTCGCGGTTCTCGACCAACACCTTCCCGTCCTGGCCGCTGGCGCACCCGTTCCGCTACATCGCCCACAACGGCGAGATCAACACCGTGCGCGGCAACCGCAACTGGATGAGCGCGCGCGAGTCGCAGCTGGCCACCGACGCCGTCGAGGGCGACCTGTCGCGCCTGTTCCCGGTGTGCACGCCGGGCGCGAGCGACTCGGCGTCCTTCGACGAGGTGCTCGAGCTGCTGCACCTGTCCGGCCGCTCCCTGCCGCACTCGGTGCTCATGATGATCCCGGAGGCGTGGGAGAACCACGCCGAGATGGACCCGGCCCGCCGCGCCTTCTACGAGTTCCACTCCACCTTCATGGAGCCGTGGGACGGCCCGGCCTGCGTGACCTTCAGCGACGGCACGCTCATCGGCGCCGTCCTCGACCGCAACGGCCTGCGCCCCTCGCGGTACTGGGTCTCCGACGACGGCCTGGTCGTCCTCGCCAGCGAGGTCGGCGTGCTCGACCTCGACCCCGCCAGCGTCGTGCGCAAGGGCCGCCTGCAGCCGGGCCGCATGTTCCTCGTCGACACCGCCGAGGGCCGCATCGTCGAGGACGAGGAGGTCAAGGGCGCGCTGGCCGCCGAGCACCCCTACGGGGAGTGGCTGCACGCGGGCATGGTGCGCCTGGAGGACCTGCCCGAGCGCGAGCACGTCCTGCACACCCACGCCTCGGTCACCCGCCGCCAGCAGGCGTTCGGGTACACCGAGGAGGAGATGCGGGTGCTGCTCGCCCCCATGGCGAGGGCCGGCGCCGAGCCGGTGGGGTCCATGGGCACCGACACCCCGATCGCGGTGCTGTCCACGCGCCCGCGGCTGCTCTTCGACTACTTCACCCAGCTCTTCGCCCAGGTGACGAACCCGCCGCTGGACGCCATCCGCGAGGAGGTCGTCACCAGCCTGTCCGTGACCATGGGGCCCGAGCGCAACGCGCTGGCCGCCACCCCGGCGCACTGTCGCCAGCTCACCCTGCCGTTCCCGGTGATCGACAACGACGAGCTCGCGAAGATCACCCACATCAACCGCGACGGGGACCTGCCCGGCTTCGCCACCGCCCGGGTGCGGGGCCTGTACCGGGTCGCGGGCGGCGGCGAGGAGCTCGAGCGGCGGCTGCGGGAGGTCTGCGCCGAGGTCTCCGCGGCCATCGCCGGCGGCGCCCGCTTCGTCGTCCTCTCCGACCGCGACTCGGACGCCGTGTGGGCGCCCATCCCCTCGCTGCTGCTGACCAGCGCCGTGCACCACCACCTGATCCGGGAGAAGACCCGCACCCAGGTGGGCCTCGTGATCGAGGCCGGCGACGTGCGCGAGGTGCACCACGTCGCCCTCCTCGTCGGCTACGGCGCGGCCGCCGTCAACCCGTACCTGGCGATGGAGTCCGTGGAGGACCTCGTGCGCAACGGCGTCCTGACCGGCGTGACGCCGGAGAGGGCCGTGCGCAACCTCATCTACGCGCTCGGCAAGGGCGTGCTCAAGGTGATGAGCAAGATGGGCATCTCCACCGTGGCCTCCTACCGCGGGGCGCAGGTCTTCGAGGCCATCGGGCTCTCGCAGGAGCTGGTCGACCGCTGGTTCACCGGCACCACCACCCAGCTCGGCGGCATCGGCATCGACGTCGTCGCCGAGGAGGTGGCCCAGCGCCACGCGCGGGCGTACCCGCCGGACGGCGTGCACCTGGCCCACCGGCGCCTGGACGTCGGCGGCGAGTACGCGTGGCGCCGTGAGGGCGAGCCGCACCTGTTCGACCCGGAGACCGTCTTCCGGCTCCAGCACGCCACGCGCGCCCGCCGCTACGACGTCTTCCGCCAGTACACCCGGGCGGTCGACGCCCAGTCGGAGCGGCTGATGACGCTGCGCGGGCTGTTCGCCTTCCGCGACGGCCAGCGCCCGCCCGTGCCGCTGGCCGAGGTCGAGCCGGTCTCGGAGATCGTCAAGCGCTTCTCCACCGGCGCGATGAGCTACGGCTCCATCTCCGCGGAGGCGCACGAGACCCTCGCCATCGCCATGAACCGCCTCGGGGCCCGCTCGAACTCCGGGGAGGGCGGCGAGGACGTCGAGCGCCTGCTCGACCCGGAGCGGCGCAGCCGGATCAAGCAGGTGGCCTCCGGGCGCTTCGGCGTCACCAGCGCCTACCTCACCTACGCCACCGACCTGCAGATCAAGATGGCGCAGGGCGCGAAGCCGGGCGAGGGCGGCCAGCTGCCCGGGTCGAAGGTGTACCCGAACATCGCCCGCACGCGGCACTCCACCCCCGGCGTGGGGCTGATCTCCCCGCCGCCGCACCACGACATCTACTCCATCGAGGACCTCGCCCAGCTCGTCCACGACCTGAAGAACGCCAACCCCGACGCGCGCGTGCACGTCAAGCTCGTCTCGGAGTTCGGCATCGGCACGGTCGCGGCGGGCGTGAGCAAGGCCCACGCCGACGTCGTCCTGGTCTCCGGGCACGACGGCGGAACGGGGGCCGCGCCCCTGACGTCCCTCAAGCACGCCGGGGCGCCCTGGGAGCTGGGCCTGGCCGAGACGCAGCAGACGCTGCTGCTCAACGGGCTGCGCGACCGGATCTCCGTGCAGGTCGACGGGCAGCTGAAGACCGGGCGGGACGTCGTCATCGCCGCGCTGCTCGGCGCCGAGGAGTACGGCTTCTCCACCGCACCGCTGGTGGTCTCCGGGTGCATCATGATGCGCGTCTGCCAGCTCGACACCTGCCCGGTCGGCGTCGCGACCCAGAACCCGGAGCTGCGGGCCCGCTTCGACGGCAGGCCGGAGTTCGTGATGACCTTCTTCGAGTACCTGGCGGAGGAGGTGCGCGAGCACCTGGCGGCGCTGGGCTTCCGCAGCCTGGACGAGGCGGTCGGGCGGGTCGACGTGCTCGACACCCGCCGCGCCGTCGACCACTGGAAGGCCTCCGGCCTCGACCTGAGCCCCGTGCTGCACGAGGTGGCCCTGCCCGAGGGCGCCTCGCTGCGCCGCAGCGCCGCGCAGGACCACGGCCTGGAGAAGGCCCTGGACCACCAGCTGATCGCCATGAGCCGCGACGCCCTCGAGCAGCGCGAGCCCGTGCGCGCGCGCACGGGCGTGCGCAACGTCAACCGCACCGTGGGCACGATGCTCGGGCACGAGGTGACCGCCCGCTTCGGACCCGACGGCCTGCCGGACGGCACCATCGACCTCACGCTGACCGGCTCGGCGGGCCAGTCCTTCGGGGCGTTCCTGCCTTCCGGCATCACGCTGCGCCTGGTCGGCGACGCCAACGACTACGTCGGCAAGGGCCTGTCGGGCGGGCGCGTCGTCGTGGCGCCGGACGAGCGGGCCGGCTTCGCCGCCGAGGACAACGTCATCGCCGGCAACACCATCGGCTACGGGGCGACGTCGGGGGAGGCGTTCCTGCGCGGCCGGGTCGGCGAGCGGTTCGCCGTGCGCAACTCCGGCGCCACCATCGTCGTCGAGGGCGCCGGCGACCACGGCTGCGAGTACATGACCGGCGGCACCGTGCTCGTGCTCGGGCCGACGGGGCGCAACTTCGGCGCCGGCATGTCCGGCGGCACCGCCTACCTCCTCGACGCCTCGCCGGCGCGCGTCAACGCCGCGGCGCTGTCCTCCGGCGAGCTGGTGCTCGACGACCTGGACGAGGCGGACGAGGCGCTGGTCTCGACCCTGCTGCGCCGCCACGCGGAGGAGACCGGCTCGACCGTGGCGCAGGCGCTGCTGGAGACCCCGGGCGCGGTCGCGTCCCGGGTGCGCCGGCTCGTGCCGCGCGACTACGCCCGCGTCACGCAGCTGCGGGCGCAGGCGGAGCAGCAGGGCCTGGACCCCGACGGGAGCCGGGTGTGGCAGCAGATCCTGGAGGTGACCCGTGGCTGA
- the lgt gene encoding prolipoprotein diacylglyceryl transferase: protein MSALALAGPVLAEIPSPATGVWHLGPVPLRAYALCILAGIAVAIVVTDRRWRARGGLPGQVADVALWAVPFGIVGGRLYHVLSSPDAYFGAGGDPVRALFIWQGGLGIWGAVALGAVGAWIGCRRSGMRFSAFADALAPGLLLAQAVGRLGNWFNQELFGRPTDLPWGLAIDPAHRPAGFADVGAFHPTFLYEALWNVVAAAVLVWADRRWRLGHGRVFWGYVVLYTLGRGWIETLRVDPAEQVLGLRLNVWTSLGVGVVGLVGLLYARRGREAEVLLAPHPDAATAAAAAGSAGARPADPPRP, encoded by the coding sequence GTGAGCGCGCTCGCGCTGGCGGGCCCGGTGCTCGCGGAGATCCCCAGCCCCGCCACGGGCGTGTGGCACCTCGGCCCCGTGCCGCTGCGGGCCTACGCGCTGTGCATCCTCGCCGGCATCGCGGTGGCGATCGTCGTCACCGACCGCCGCTGGCGCGCCCGCGGCGGCCTGCCGGGCCAGGTCGCCGACGTGGCGCTGTGGGCGGTCCCGTTCGGGATCGTCGGCGGGCGCCTCTACCACGTCCTGTCCTCCCCGGACGCGTACTTCGGCGCCGGCGGCGACCCGGTGCGGGCCCTGTTCATCTGGCAGGGCGGGCTGGGCATCTGGGGCGCCGTCGCGCTGGGGGCCGTCGGGGCGTGGATCGGGTGCCGGCGCTCCGGCATGCGCTTCTCGGCCTTCGCCGACGCGCTGGCGCCCGGCCTGCTGCTCGCCCAGGCCGTCGGGCGCCTGGGCAACTGGTTCAACCAGGAGCTGTTCGGCCGCCCCACCGACCTGCCGTGGGGGCTGGCCATCGACCCGGCCCACCGCCCCGCCGGCTTCGCGGACGTCGGGGCCTTCCACCCGACCTTCCTCTACGAGGCGCTGTGGAACGTCGTCGCCGCGGCCGTGCTGGTGTGGGCGGACCGCCGCTGGCGCCTCGGGCACGGCAGGGTCTTCTGGGGCTACGTCGTCCTCTACACCCTGGGCCGGGGGTGGATCGAGACGCTGCGCGTCGACCCGGCCGAGCAGGTGCTCGGGCTGCGCCTGAACGTGTGGACGTCGCTGGGGGTCGGCGTCGTCGGCCTCGTCGGCCTGCTCTACGCCCGGCGCGGGCGCGAGGCCGAGGTGCTGCTCGCGCCGCACCCGGACGCCGCGACCGCAGCCGCCGCGGCCGGGTCCGCCGGAGCCCGTCCGGCGGACCCGCCGCGGCCCTGA
- the trpA gene encoding tryptophan synthase subunit alpha, which translates to MTSTPSAPAPASAPAPAPRPSTAAAVDAARARGRAALVAYLPVGFPDLETSVRAATAVVEAGADLVELGLPYSDPVMDGPVIQAASDAALRAGTRTAQVLSAVERVAAAGAPVVVMTYWNPVVRYGVAAFARDLAAAGGAGLITPDLIPDEAGDWLAASDELGLDRIFLVAPSSSPQRLASTAAACRGFVYAASTMGVTGARSAVGPAARGLVAATREAGAQRVCVGLGVSTPEQAAEVASFADGVIVGSALVRALDEGGVDALASLTAGLAEGVRGAPARS; encoded by the coding sequence GTGACCAGCACCCCGTCCGCACCCGCGCCGGCGTCAGCGCCGGCGCCGGCGCCGCGTCCGTCGACCGCGGCGGCCGTCGACGCCGCGCGGGCGCGGGGGCGCGCGGCGCTCGTGGCGTACCTGCCCGTCGGGTTCCCCGACCTGGAGACCTCCGTGCGCGCCGCGACGGCGGTGGTCGAGGCGGGCGCGGACCTCGTCGAGCTGGGCCTGCCCTACTCCGACCCCGTCATGGACGGGCCCGTGATCCAGGCGGCCTCGGACGCCGCCCTGCGCGCGGGCACCCGCACCGCGCAGGTGCTCTCCGCCGTCGAGCGGGTCGCCGCCGCCGGCGCCCCCGTCGTGGTGATGACGTACTGGAACCCCGTCGTCCGCTACGGCGTGGCCGCCTTCGCCCGGGACCTCGCCGCCGCGGGCGGCGCGGGCCTGATCACGCCGGACCTCATCCCCGACGAGGCCGGGGACTGGCTCGCCGCCAGTGACGAGCTGGGCCTGGACCGGATCTTCCTCGTGGCGCCGTCCTCGAGCCCGCAGCGCCTGGCGTCCACCGCCGCCGCCTGCCGCGGCTTCGTCTACGCCGCCTCCACCATGGGGGTCACCGGGGCGCGCTCGGCCGTCGGCCCGGCGGCCCGCGGCCTCGTCGCGGCCACCCGCGAGGCGGGGGCGCAGCGGGTGTGCGTGGGCCTCGGCGTCTCCACGCCCGAGCAGGCCGCCGAGGTCGCCTCCTTCGCCGACGGCGTCATCGTCGGCTCGGCGCTCGTGCGCGCGCTGGACGAGGGCGGCGTGGACGCCCTGGCGTCCCTGACCGCGGGCCTCGCCGAGGGCGTGCGCGGCGCCCCGGCCCGCTCGTGA
- the trpB gene encoding tryptophan synthase subunit beta, whose product MSAQLAGERGPYFGAFGGRFVPEALVAALEQLEREHLSAMADPAFTAELDSLHRTYTGRPSLLTEVGRFAEHAGGARVLLKREDLNHTGSHKINNVLGQALLTRRMGKTRVIAETGAGQHGVATATAAALLGLGCTVYMGEEDTRRQALNVARMRLLGAEVVPVTTGSRTLKDAVNEAYRAWVAQVDDTHYLFGTVAGPHPFPVMVRDFHRIIGVEARQQVLDLIGRLPDVVCACVGGGSNAIGIFHAFLDDAGVRLLGLEAGGSGLDSGRHAAAIAGGSPGVLHGSRSFLLQDEDGQTVESHSISAGLDYPGIGPEHAWLADTGRAHYEPVTDAEAMEAFRLLCRTEGIIPAIESSHALAGALRVGRELGPDGVVLVNLSGRGDKDVDTAARWFDLVSDEDLVQSEVERVSEPVGETEAGGW is encoded by the coding sequence GTGAGCGCGCAGCTGGCCGGCGAGCGCGGCCCCTACTTCGGCGCCTTCGGCGGGCGCTTCGTGCCCGAGGCGCTCGTCGCCGCGCTCGAGCAGCTCGAGCGCGAGCACCTGTCGGCCATGGCCGACCCCGCCTTCACGGCCGAGCTGGACTCCCTGCACCGCACCTACACCGGGCGCCCGAGCCTGCTGACCGAGGTGGGGCGCTTCGCCGAGCACGCCGGCGGCGCGCGCGTGCTCCTCAAGCGCGAGGACCTCAACCACACCGGGTCCCACAAGATCAACAACGTGCTGGGCCAGGCGCTGCTGACCCGCCGCATGGGCAAGACCCGGGTCATCGCCGAGACCGGCGCCGGGCAGCACGGCGTCGCCACGGCCACCGCCGCGGCGCTGCTCGGGCTCGGGTGCACCGTGTACATGGGCGAGGAGGACACCCGCCGCCAGGCGCTCAACGTCGCCCGGATGCGCCTGCTCGGCGCGGAGGTCGTGCCCGTCACCACCGGCTCGCGCACCCTCAAGGACGCCGTCAACGAGGCCTACCGCGCCTGGGTGGCGCAGGTGGACGACACCCACTACCTGTTCGGCACGGTCGCCGGCCCCCACCCGTTCCCCGTCATGGTCCGCGACTTCCACCGGATCATCGGCGTCGAGGCGCGCCAGCAGGTCCTGGACCTGATCGGGCGCCTGCCCGACGTCGTGTGCGCGTGCGTCGGCGGCGGCTCGAACGCGATCGGCATCTTCCACGCCTTCCTCGACGACGCCGGCGTGCGGCTGCTGGGCCTGGAGGCCGGCGGGTCCGGCCTGGACTCCGGCCGGCACGCCGCCGCCATCGCGGGCGGGTCCCCGGGCGTGCTGCACGGGTCCCGGTCGTTCCTGCTGCAGGACGAGGACGGGCAGACGGTGGAGAGCCACTCCATCTCCGCCGGCCTGGACTACCCCGGCATCGGCCCCGAGCACGCCTGGCTCGCCGACACCGGCCGCGCGCACTACGAGCCGGTCACGGACGCCGAGGCGATGGAGGCCTTCCGCCTCCTGTGCCGCACCGAGGGCATCATCCCGGCCATCGAGTCCTCCCACGCCCTCGCCGGCGCGCTGCGGGTCGGCCGCGAGCTGGGCCCGGACGGCGTGGTGCTGGTCAACCTCTCCGGCCGCGGCGACAAGGACGTCGACACGGCGGCCCGCTGGTTCGACCTGGTCAGCGACGAGGACCTCGTGCAGTCGGAGGTCGAGCGGGTCAGCGAGCCCGTCGGCGAGACCGAGGCGGGCGGCTGGTGA